The proteins below come from a single Pseudomonas sp. MYb118 genomic window:
- a CDS encoding TonB-dependent siderophore receptor produces MPAVFVPRPVSTRLRPLLHLSLVLGLSASPLLVSPSWAEDGARRHYQVPAGNLSDALTRFAGLAGVNLSVDPALVSGRNSAGLSGEFAVEEGFARLLQGSGLQLQPVGEQAYILTPVPEGGSLQLAPTSILGATGGAAGEVFSGGQVARRGAQGLLGSKDFMETPFSMTTYTSEVVKNNQARTLGELISSDPSVRATNPAGGRYEQFTIRGFSLFNSDVAYNGLYGVLPTYSIDMEMADRVDIIKGPTQLINGISPRGAVGGGINVEPKRATDKPITSFTGNYASDSQVGGAVDVGRRFGEDNKFGLRFNGVKQSGDTEWDHQNVDREMAVLGLDFRGERLRLATDIGRTERDTDAPQERVQVGANAQVPRASDVRHNYAQPWSKASTNDTFGTVTGEFDVSDSVMLYGAVGARKSNHDFLRHAVSVTNNRGDFSVQPRDFTRDENVRTATAGVRNWFRTGSVSHEVNLAASYFYMDFENGGARYASGNSNLYNPVTIPTPGRPTRIDSKVYTENRFSGVALSDTLGFFDDRLLLTLGARWQRVKVDDWSDDVKGDTAYDEEKVSPSGGILFKATDKLSLYANYMEGLSQGKIAPSTSINEDQIFPPFISRQVEVGAKYDAGPFAVTAAVFRIKQPAYETNATTRVFGPNGKRQNDGVELSVFGEPLKGFRLLGGVMYIDSELTNTTNGTFDGNRAPATPKYNVNLGAEWDVPTVEGLTLTSRGIYSSSQYLDQSNDKEIDAWERFDVGARYAFKVEDKNITLRANIENVADKRYWSSAGASDDSEPGLTLSTPRTYLLSATVDF; encoded by the coding sequence ATGCCTGCAGTGTTTGTTCCGCGCCCGGTTTCCACCCGTCTGCGCCCGTTGTTGCACCTGAGCCTGGTCCTGGGCCTTAGCGCCAGCCCGCTGCTCGTGAGCCCTAGCTGGGCCGAGGACGGCGCCCGTCGCCATTACCAGGTGCCAGCCGGCAACCTGAGTGACGCGCTGACCCGCTTCGCCGGCCTGGCAGGCGTCAACCTGTCGGTGGACCCGGCGCTGGTCAGCGGGCGCAACAGCGCCGGCCTGTCCGGCGAGTTCGCCGTGGAGGAGGGCTTTGCCCGGCTGCTGCAAGGGTCCGGCTTGCAACTGCAACCGGTCGGCGAGCAGGCCTACATCCTCACGCCCGTGCCGGAAGGCGGCAGCCTGCAACTGGCGCCGACTTCGATTCTCGGCGCTACCGGTGGTGCGGCGGGCGAAGTGTTCAGCGGTGGCCAGGTAGCGCGTCGAGGGGCGCAAGGGCTGCTGGGCTCGAAAGACTTCATGGAAACGCCCTTCAGCATGACCACCTACACCAGCGAAGTGGTCAAGAATAACCAGGCGCGCACCCTGGGCGAGCTGATCTCCAGCGATCCGTCGGTGCGTGCCACCAATCCGGCCGGTGGTCGTTACGAGCAGTTCACCATTCGCGGTTTCAGCCTGTTCAACAGCGATGTCGCCTACAACGGCCTCTACGGCGTGCTGCCGACGTACTCGATCGACATGGAAATGGCCGATCGCGTCGATATCATCAAAGGCCCGACCCAACTGATCAACGGCATTTCGCCCCGTGGCGCGGTCGGTGGCGGGATCAACGTCGAGCCCAAGCGCGCCACCGACAAGCCGATCACCTCGTTCACCGGCAACTATGCCTCCGACAGCCAGGTCGGTGGTGCGGTCGATGTGGGGCGGCGCTTTGGCGAAGACAACAAGTTCGGCCTGCGCTTCAACGGCGTGAAGCAGTCCGGCGACACCGAGTGGGATCACCAGAACGTCGATCGCGAGATGGCCGTGCTGGGCCTGGATTTTCGCGGTGAGCGCCTGCGCCTGGCGACGGACATCGGCCGCACCGAGCGTGATACCGATGCGCCGCAGGAGCGCGTGCAGGTCGGCGCCAATGCGCAGGTGCCGCGGGCCAGCGACGTGCGTCACAACTACGCGCAGCCCTGGAGCAAGGCCAGCACCAACGACACCTTCGGCACGGTGACCGGCGAGTTCGATGTCAGCGATTCGGTCATGCTCTATGGCGCCGTGGGGGCGCGCAAAAGTAACCATGACTTCCTGCGGCACGCCGTTTCGGTGACCAACAACCGCGGCGACTTCAGTGTGCAGCCGAGGGACTTTACCCGTGACGAAAACGTCCGCACGGCCACTGCCGGGGTGCGCAACTGGTTCCGCACCGGTTCCGTGAGCCACGAGGTGAACCTGGCGGCCAGCTATTTCTACATGGATTTCGAAAACGGCGGCGCCCGTTATGCGTCGGGCAACAGCAACCTCTACAACCCGGTGACCATTCCCACGCCCGGGCGCCCGACCCGCATCGACTCGAAGGTCTACACCGAGAACCGCTTCAGCGGCGTGGCCTTGTCCGACACCCTGGGGTTTTTCGATGACCGCCTGCTGCTGACACTCGGTGCGCGCTGGCAGCGGGTGAAGGTCGACGACTGGTCCGATGATGTCAAAGGCGACACCGCCTACGATGAGGAAAAGGTTTCGCCGTCGGGCGGCATCCTGTTCAAGGCCACCGACAAGCTGTCGCTATACGCCAACTACATGGAAGGCCTGAGCCAGGGCAAGATCGCGCCGTCGACTTCGATCAACGAAGACCAGATCTTCCCGCCGTTCATCAGCCGCCAGGTCGAGGTCGGTGCCAAGTATGACGCCGGCCCGTTCGCGGTGACCGCGGCGGTGTTCCGCATCAAGCAGCCGGCCTACGAGACCAATGCCACCACCCGGGTCTTCGGCCCCAACGGCAAGCGCCAGAACGATGGGGTGGAGTTGAGTGTGTTCGGTGAGCCGCTCAAGGGCTTCCGTCTGCTCGGCGGCGTGATGTACATCGACAGTGAGCTGACTAACACCACCAACGGCACCTTCGACGGCAACCGCGCGCCGGCGACGCCCAAGTACAACGTCAACCTGGGCGCCGAGTGGGACGTGCCGACGGTCGAAGGCCTGACGCTGACCAGTCGTGGCATCTACTCCAGCTCGCAGTACCTGGACCAGTCCAACGACAAGGAAATCGACGCCTGGGAGCGCTTCGACGTGGGCGCGCGTTATGCGTTCAAGGTCGAGGACAAGAACATCACCCTGCGGGCCAACATCGAGAACGTTGCGGACAAGCGCTATTGGAGTTCGGCCGGGGCTTCGGATGACAGCGAGCCGGGGTTGACCCTGTCGACGCCGCGGACTTATTTGCTGTCGGCTACTGTGGATTTCTGA
- a CDS encoding xanthine dehydrogenase family protein molybdopterin-binding subunit, translating into MSNRDISRRSFLQGGLVAGVSVTLTPLSSKALAALMENSVTVPSEQWLGNNGKARARNDALSKVCGSKVFARDIRAKDMPGWPQQQGHAMLLKTIKADRIYDGYDLSWLGAELQPDRIVTAEDLVKDGIVFPEEHAPDPLLPAGKVPMFIGHPVAILIWNDFERFRQAKAQLKFNDKAIRYGAQVPFYEGDPYGSFRYVRVGGATSADEDEFASLKDSILFPMLRNRRPVWNSQPNLHGNLTERGLFYAERMKQQIDTPPDNWLVFDERYKTPSIEPAAMEPDNGNGWYDPATKTLHFVVATQCPLETATETAKMIAPSRFGLAHLNMHPGYTVGYGSKDHNIFVYYAALAALYGAGVPVRLANDRYEQFQSGIKRHPFDIRYQLAVDKNDHSFKIFRAEMSVDGGGRINYSPSVAAVGATAAQSIYYMPQNDLQVTAYHSRAVEAGSMRGYGTLQSMASTEMMVDEIAGRLGIDAIELRRKNVLRSGMKNTQGAVPAGALRLHEILDKAAAHEVWKNRDAIKQRREAADPDNWYGVGFAICQKDFGTGSEAPMASIEFTAEGRISLRHIGIEIGTGMSTSQAMVVADFLGSPAHEVKTGETEWQEMQLITGGNPYIMSQAEQDGFLRNPRWVGKLASASSATNSAYYFSHATREAARVLFNHGLWPAALEIWRQGPYGGQANPYVVRREDAHWVDGKLTANGMEPLPFAVLAKRAHERGLVTAATVHGFNRWSWAEAEFSIDGVRERLPLDGMAVKYGDGAPAAKKAQMNSAGFHLLDRQNVHYPDTQLNNAAVTYYSPVATLVELKVNKGSAEVEVLNHHSWVECGRVLVPELVKGQIEGGTAMGIGHALMEEMPLYEGGPGEGDWNFNRYRLPMARHVAVWKQTSEILPPLSPSDPSKGIAEVVMIPVVGAIGNAVAHAIGKRVRDLPITSARIKEALNG; encoded by the coding sequence ATGTCCAACCGTGATATTTCCCGGCGCTCGTTCCTTCAGGGCGGGCTGGTGGCGGGCGTGAGCGTGACGCTTACACCGCTCAGCAGCAAAGCGCTGGCGGCCCTGATGGAAAACAGCGTGACCGTGCCGTCCGAGCAATGGCTTGGCAACAACGGCAAGGCGCGCGCCCGTAACGATGCGTTGTCCAAGGTCTGCGGCAGCAAGGTGTTCGCCCGCGACATCCGCGCCAAGGACATGCCGGGCTGGCCGCAGCAGCAGGGCCACGCCATGTTGCTCAAAACCATCAAGGCCGACCGCATCTATGACGGTTACGACCTGTCTTGGCTGGGCGCCGAGCTGCAACCGGACCGCATCGTCACCGCCGAGGACCTGGTCAAGGACGGTATCGTCTTCCCGGAAGAACACGCTCCCGACCCGTTGTTGCCGGCCGGCAAAGTGCCGATGTTCATCGGTCATCCGGTGGCGATCCTGATCTGGAATGATTTCGAGCGTTTCCGCCAGGCCAAGGCCCAGCTCAAGTTCAACGACAAGGCCATCCGTTACGGCGCCCAGGTGCCGTTCTACGAAGGTGATCCGTACGGCAGCTTCCGCTATGTGCGCGTGGGCGGGGCGACGTCGGCGGACGAAGACGAATTCGCCAGCCTCAAGGATTCGATCCTGTTCCCGATGCTGCGCAACCGCCGCCCGGTGTGGAATTCCCAGCCCAACCTGCACGGCAACCTGACCGAGCGCGGGCTGTTCTACGCCGAGCGCATGAAGCAGCAGATCGACACGCCGCCAGACAACTGGCTGGTGTTCGACGAGCGCTACAAGACCCCGTCGATCGAGCCGGCCGCGATGGAGCCGGACAACGGCAACGGCTGGTATGACCCGGCCACCAAGACCCTGCATTTCGTCGTCGCCACCCAGTGCCCGCTGGAAACCGCCACCGAGACCGCGAAGATGATCGCGCCGTCGCGTTTCGGCCTGGCCCACCTGAACATGCACCCCGGCTACACCGTGGGTTACGGTTCCAAGGACCACAACATTTTCGTCTACTACGCAGCCCTCGCTGCGCTGTACGGCGCCGGTGTGCCGGTGCGTTTGGCCAACGACCGCTACGAGCAGTTCCAGAGCGGCATCAAGCGCCATCCGTTCGACATCCGCTATCAACTGGCGGTGGACAAGAACGACCACAGCTTCAAGATTTTCCGCGCCGAGATGAGCGTCGACGGCGGCGGACGCATCAACTACAGCCCATCGGTGGCGGCGGTCGGCGCCACGGCGGCGCAGTCGATCTACTACATGCCGCAGAACGACCTGCAGGTCACCGCCTACCATTCCCGCGCGGTCGAAGCCGGGTCGATGCGTGGCTACGGCACTCTGCAGAGCATGGCGTCCACCGAGATGATGGTCGATGAAATCGCCGGCCGCCTCGGCATCGACGCCATCGAGCTGCGGCGCAAGAACGTCCTGCGCTCGGGCATGAAGAACACCCAGGGCGCGGTGCCGGCAGGGGCCTTGCGCCTGCACGAAATCCTCGACAAGGCCGCCGCCCACGAAGTCTGGAAAAACCGCGACGCGATCAAGCAACGCCGCGAAGCCGCCGACCCGGACAACTGGTACGGCGTCGGTTTTGCCATCTGCCAGAAAGACTTCGGCACCGGTTCCGAAGCGCCGATGGCCAGCATCGAATTCACCGCCGAAGGTCGCATCAGCCTGCGCCACATCGGCATCGAGATCGGCACCGGCATGTCCACTTCGCAGGCCATGGTGGTCGCCGATTTCCTCGGCAGCCCGGCGCACGAGGTGAAGACCGGCGAGACCGAATGGCAGGAAATGCAGCTGATCACCGGCGGCAATCCGTACATCATGAGCCAGGCCGAGCAGGATGGCTTCCTGCGCAATCCGCGTTGGGTCGGCAAGCTCGCGTCGGCCTCGTCGGCGACCAACTCGGCCTACTACTTCAGCCACGCCACCCGTGAAGCGGCGCGCGTGCTGTTCAACCACGGCTTGTGGCCGGCGGCGCTGGAGATCTGGCGGCAAGGCCCTTACGGCGGCCAGGCCAACCCTTATGTGGTGCGCCGCGAAGACGCCCATTGGGTTGACGGCAAACTCACCGCCAACGGCATGGAGCCCTTGCCGTTCGCGGTGCTGGCCAAGCGCGCCCACGAGCGCGGGCTGGTGACCGCTGCCACGGTGCACGGTTTCAACCGCTGGAGCTGGGCCGAGGCCGAATTCAGCATCGACGGCGTGCGCGAGCGTCTGCCGCTCGACGGCATGGCGGTCAAATACGGTGACGGTGCGCCGGCGGCGAAGAAGGCGCAGATGAACAGCGCCGGTTTCCATCTGCTCGACCGCCAGAACGTGCATTACCCGGACACGCAACTGAACAACGCGGCCGTGACCTACTACAGCCCGGTCGCGACCCTGGTGGAACTGAAGGTGAACAAAGGCTCGGCAGAAGTCGAAGTGCTCAACCATCACTCGTGGGTCGAGTGCGGTCGGGTGCTGGTGCCGGAACTGGTCAAGGGCCAGATCGAAGGCGGCACGGCCATGGGTATCGGCCACGCGCTGATGGAGGAAATGCCGCTGTACGAAGGTGGGCCGGGGGAGGGTGACTGGAACTTCAACCGTTATCGCCTGCCCATGGCGCGCCACGTCGCGGTGTGGAAACAGACGTCGGAAATTCTCCCGCCGCTGTCGCCGAGCGACCCGTCCAAGGGCATTGCCGAGGTGGTGATGATCCCGGTGGTCGGCGCCATCGGTAACGCCGTGGCCCATGCCATCGGCAAACGTGTCCGCGACCTGCCTATCACTTCTGCGCGCATCAAGGAGGCCCTCAATGGCTAA
- a CDS encoding (2Fe-2S)-binding protein, producing the protein MANRPLQLTLNGQSVGPVDIPDDLPMIDYLHEYKNLTGSRLGCGQGICHACVVIVDNPDGTSEEVRTCITGAHYFEGKKVRTIEGHASRDEQGKVTELNPIQQRFVDEFAFQCSYCAPGFVNAATVLVEKLQRQPTVKSQLEKVIEDSLGHHICRCTGYVRYYNATRNVLTDLGLVKEG; encoded by the coding sequence ATGGCTAACCGTCCGCTTCAACTGACCCTCAACGGTCAATCCGTCGGCCCGGTGGACATCCCTGATGACCTGCCGATGATCGACTACCTGCACGAGTACAAGAACCTCACCGGCTCGCGTCTGGGCTGCGGCCAGGGCATCTGCCACGCCTGTGTGGTGATCGTCGACAACCCCGACGGTACCAGCGAGGAAGTGCGTACCTGCATCACCGGCGCGCATTACTTCGAAGGCAAGAAGGTACGCACCATCGAAGGCCACGCCAGCCGCGACGAGCAGGGCAAGGTCACCGAACTGAACCCGATCCAGCAACGTTTCGTCGACGAATTCGCCTTCCAGTGCAGCTACTGCGCGCCAGGTTTCGTCAACGCCGCCACTGTGCTGGTGGAAAAACTGCAGCGCCAGCCGACGGTCAAGAGCCAGCTGGAAAAGGTCATCGAGGACAGCCTCGGCCATCACATCTGCCGTTGCACCGGCTACGTGCGTTACTACAACGCCACGCGCAACGTGTTGACCGATCTCGGCCTGGTCAAGGAGGGCTAA
- a CDS encoding cytochrome c, producing the protein MKHLLTRLALAVGLAAPVLLAQADDQVKRGEYLARAADCMACHTAPGGAPYAGGLPIVSPFGTIYGTNITPSKEHGIGLYSDDEFFAAVTEGKRRDGANLYPAMPYTSYHLMPREDSDAIHAYLKTIEPIERAAPVTSLSFPFNVRPGLIAWNLMYGKDVKLSPVEGKSEAFKRGQYMVDVLGHCGECHTPRGLPGAMQQDKRLTGGVLNGYLAPSLLATDLAARGWNHQDLSTFLKHGMSAQGTMFNEMFPVFHNSTQGLSDTDLAAMATFLLGDPAPAAKVLTDVPLDKLGASAQRGRQEYLNVCAGCHAPEGEGKPHIAVAMRGNTTLRLDDARNLVRVIDDGIGEQKFSGFEHMQPMPGFAEKLSHEQLTDLLNYLRQSWGGQTTDLAVSDVQKLRADAPPLEHKAN; encoded by the coding sequence ATGAAGCATTTACTGACCCGCCTGGCACTGGCGGTCGGCCTGGCTGCGCCTGTGTTGCTGGCGCAGGCGGACGATCAGGTCAAGCGCGGCGAGTACCTGGCCCGCGCTGCGGACTGCATGGCCTGCCATACCGCGCCCGGTGGCGCGCCGTATGCCGGCGGCTTGCCGATTGTTTCGCCGTTCGGCACGATCTACGGCACCAACATCACCCCGAGCAAGGAACACGGCATCGGCCTGTACAGCGATGATGAGTTCTTCGCCGCGGTCACCGAAGGCAAGCGGCGTGACGGGGCGAACCTGTATCCGGCGATGCCCTACACCTCGTATCACCTGATGCCTCGGGAAGATTCGGACGCGATCCACGCCTACCTGAAAACCATCGAGCCGATCGAGCGTGCTGCGCCGGTCACCAGCCTGAGCTTTCCGTTCAACGTGCGCCCGGGCCTGATCGCCTGGAACCTGATGTACGGCAAGGACGTGAAGCTGTCGCCGGTCGAAGGCAAGAGCGAAGCCTTCAAGCGCGGCCAGTACATGGTCGACGTGCTCGGTCACTGCGGCGAATGCCACACCCCGCGGGGCTTGCCCGGTGCCATGCAGCAGGACAAGCGCCTGACCGGCGGCGTACTCAACGGCTACCTGGCGCCGAGCCTGCTGGCCACTGACCTGGCGGCGCGTGGCTGGAATCATCAGGACCTGAGCACGTTCCTCAAGCACGGTATGAGTGCCCAGGGCACGATGTTCAACGAGATGTTCCCGGTGTTCCACAACAGCACCCAGGGCCTCAGCGATACGGATCTGGCGGCCATGGCCACCTTCCTGTTGGGTGACCCGGCACCGGCGGCCAAAGTGCTCACCGATGTGCCGCTGGACAAGCTCGGTGCAAGCGCCCAGCGCGGCCGTCAGGAATATTTGAACGTCTGCGCCGGTTGCCATGCGCCCGAGGGCGAGGGCAAGCCGCACATCGCCGTGGCCATGCGTGGCAACACCACGCTGCGCCTGGACGATGCGCGCAACCTGGTGCGGGTGATCGACGACGGTATCGGTGAGCAGAAGTTTTCCGGTTTCGAACACATGCAGCCGATGCCTGGGTTCGCGGAAAAGCTCAGCCACG